The Purpureocillium takamizusanense chromosome 11, complete sequence region CTTCGCTCTGCCACATCAGCTGGAGAAGCTTCAAAAGGGTATTTCAGCTCAGACACGCAAGGTCCGCCGTTCCAGAGACGCCTTCAAATCCAAAACTCAGCTGGCACGCGATCGCATGGTGGAAGAatggcgtcgccgtgtcCCATCAGCCGATGAACAACTTGATCGATACAGAAAGCGCATGCGCCAGCGCGTCGACAAGCTCGGCAAACAGTGGAACGATACCAAAGCCATCAGCCTGCGGGAGAAGATATCCTTCATCTGCGGCGTTATGAACATATTCATCAGCGGATACCTCATCGGCGGCTTCCCGCAGTACTTTCATCTCTGGTATACGGCACAGCTGGTATATTTCATGCCCATCAGGTTCTTTACATATCACCGCCGTGGCTACCACTACTTCCTGGCTGATCTCTGCTATTTTGTCAACGTGCTCCTGAGCCTTAGTATATGGGTCTTCCCTGGCTCGAAGCGGCTCTTCACCTCCGCCTATTGTCTGGCGTTCGGCAACAACGCtgtcgccatcatcatgtgGCGCAACTCTCTCGTATTCCACAGCTTCGACAAGGTCACCTCTCTCTTCATCCACATCATGCCGTGTGCCACGCTTCACTGCATCGTTCATCTGTATCCCGAGGCACTGCAGAAAGAACGGTTCCCCGCCATTTGGACCATCAAACACTCTGCCCCCGGCTCGCCCACTGCGTATGCCAACGTTGTGTCCATGTTAGCTTGGAGCACCTTGCCATACGCATTCTGGCAGCTGAGCTACTATTTCTTCATTACCGTGCGCCGCAGGGAAAAGATtgctgcaggccgccccACGTCTTTCACCTGGTTGCGACGCTCGTACTCCAAAACTTGGATCGGCAAGGTTGTCCTGTCCCTCCCAGATGCTCTACAAGAGTCGGCCTTCATGTTGATTCAATACTGCTATGCGGTGCTTACCATGCTTCCTTGTCCCTTGTGGTTCATGAGCCGATACGCCTCTTCTGCATTCCTGTTGGTAGTCTTCGCCTGGAGTATTTACAACGGCTCGACCTACTATATTGACGTTTTTGGTAAACGTTTTCAGAAGGAGCTGGAGGCTATGAAAGCCGAAGTTCTGAAATGGCAGACCACACCGGAGCTCATGCTTCAGTCGCCGCTCATCACGCCGCACCCCGATGCGCCGTCAGCACAGGCAGCGGCTGGCTTGGCCACACAGCCTATCGACGCGGCCGCAGACGCCAGTCATGATGTACCCTCTGGAAACAAATCACCCAGTTGGGACAGTGTCAAGGGTCGCAACCAGGCTCTTGAAAATATCCCGCTTCTGGACGAAAGCATACCCATATCAGCGACTGGTGTGGAAGGCGGGGCTAGAGACATGGCTCGTGAGCGGAGAGCCGGGAACGAGCTTGATTCTTGATGCGGGCTTGAACGCCAACGGTGGCTACTCCAGTGTCTCTTTCGTGGTCGAAAGCTCGTATCCGCACATGGAGCATTGATTGGCTGCACCGCCATGCGATCGGTCAGTTTCGCGTCTAAGAGATTGGGAGACAGGTTCTCGTAGGTGGATAGGTGTTCTGGTGTCTTCTTTTGTTGCGTCTGTTGGACAAGACATCCTCGCTGCATCGTCAATCAGATGGATGTGCGTGCAGTCTCTGAAGTGGCCGAATAGGACGACCGCCCGCAATAGATCCATATGGCAACCGACCATGACCTACCTTTGTGAGGTTTTCTGTGGTTGGCGTTCGTTATGCGGACGTCAGGACGCGTTGTAATACAGTAGTCAAGATGTAAAGAGTAGTTTGATTCTTGCGTCGAGAAGCGTCACCTTCTCTGGATTGCGCTATGCCCGAATAAAATGCCAACAATAATCGCTACACAGACGCTACTTGCCCCGTGCAGCCCCAAACACCCTTTTCTCGCCCGCAAGTCCATGGACACCGTATCGACATTCAGTTAGCACTGAAGTTGAGTGGTGGCAAAGTAAAGGCAGCCCACAAGCGCCACTGTCTAGACAAACCCAATGAGCGAAGGAAAGAGCGAAGACTCTCACCATTAGTGCTGTTCGTATTGAACCAAATGGCGCCAAGGAAGCTCGACAGGCCCACGGTTGGCTGAGCCTGAACATGCCCATTTCCCTTAGACCGTTATGTCGATGCGCATGTTGAGAGCCTTATCGAATGATGCCCCAGTCCGCCAGTCGTCCACCGCCAttctctccttcttctcgggCTCCTGGCCGACGGCCAAAGACAGACCAAAagcgcagcgtctcgtccCCTGCGCCCGTCACGACCACGCGGCCGTCTGGGCTCATAGCCAAGTACAGCACACGATACGTATGACCTGTCAAGCTCGCAACCTGCGTCATTGAAGGGTACTTCCACACGACAATCTGGTTCTGACTGTACCCGTGTGTGGACACAATCTCATTGGAGTTCTTTGACCAGGCAATATTGCAGACCTGGCTACCCGTGTCGATTTCGTTGATGACCGATCCCTTGACTGTGTCGTGGAAGATGATGCGTCGATCAGCTGTGCCTCCGCCGGAAGCGAGTAGACCTCGTTGGTGTGGAGACCATGAGATGGCCTTTACGGCTGCGGTGTGGTCCGAGAACTTCCACAGTGGTGTGTCCGAGAGCTTATCCCAGACCATCAACTTGTTGTCGTTTCCCCCActggcgagctggccatcTTCGCAGTTCCACTTGAGACCGCAGACTTCCTGCTTGTGTCCAACGAGCTTTCTGAGCCACTGATCAGGAGCCCGAACGTCCCGATGGTATATCAGTCTGTCACGCGATCCCGATGTCAGGATGTGTGTGTTCCAGGCCAGCGACCCTACGCGCGCCGTGTGCCCGGTCATCGTCCGTAACCGTCTCGTCTTCTCAGCGTCCCAAATCTGGACAAGCCCCTTCCCAGTACCAATAGCCAGGTGGGTTCCCTTTTGGATCCATGAGACGCTGGTGACAGTatcgtcctcgagcgtgcAAAGTTTGTTGACCTTACTTGTCTGGGCGTTCCACATGTAGACGCTGGATCCCAACCCGACACCCAGCACGTTTGCGCTTCCCCAATCAACCAGATTCAGGTAAAAATCATCGGCGAGCTCGGGGGCATCCAGAACCTTGTATGGTACCTTGCTCACCGCCCGAGGTTGTCTTCGGGGGCTCaggagcagctgctggctTCCAAACCGGACTGGCGAAAGGCTGTAGATTTCGGCTCTCGTGTCCAGATTGGGCCCATGACGACTCTGCGGCGTTTTTGTGGGCGTTGGGTGGCCTGCCACATGGCTTTGGTGGCGTGGTGACATGTATGAGAAGAGGTTCTTGTGAGGTGTGGACGGAGTCAGGGAAGAAGGAAGCGACGGAGCCGAGCCGTTGATCGGCGGCGTATGTGCGCGCGCACCATTGTTCGCATGGGCCTGAACAGACGACGAAAGTGCATTCTCAGAAGCCAGTACGGGAGTCGATGCTTGAGGCACCGAGCTGTCGAAGAGCTCAGCCCGAAGCAGAGTGGAAAACGTGCGGTTTGCTTCCTCGGCTATCCGTGGAGATTAGCGTTCCTCTTCTTGAGTGGAGACTAAAGGGATCAGGACACTCACTCTTTTGAAAATGAAGTTCGCCATGTGGCGTACGTTTCTTCTGTCTTGAGGGTGTGGCTGGCgacccgtcgtcgtggagAAGGCTGAAGCTGGCTTGGAGGTCCTGGCCGGCGCGAGAAGGTATGAACCTGGAGTTCTATCAGCGTCTGATTCGTTTCAAGTGCTATAGGGGGAGGGCGCAGTACCGGTCACCGTTTATTCTTTGCCGTTTGCGATG contains the following coding sequences:
- the CDH1 gene encoding substrate-specific activator of APC-dependent proteolysis (COG:D~COG:O~EggNog:ENOG503NU21), which gives rise to MQPEAAGPAVTGSSSKRSISDTRTPTMHSPARPSTPPPLSDQLSSEVRQGGDGDGSGRIRSRTRASDGAGRSAAVEAQVVDSALLRELQRPHRESTPSASPHRKRQRINGDRFIPSRAGQDLQASFSLLHDDGSPATPSRQKKRTPHGELHFQKTEEANRTFSTLLRAELFDSSVPQASTPVLASENALSSSVQAHANNGARAHTPPINGSAPSLPSSLTPSTPHKNLFSYMSPRHQSHVAGHPTPTKTPQSRHGPNLDTRAEIYSLSPVRFGSQQLLLSPRRQPRAVSKVPYKVLDAPELADDFYLNLVDWGSANVLGVGLGSSVYMWNAQTSKVNKLCTLEDDTVTSVSWIQKGTHLAIGTGKGLVQIWDAEKTRRLRTMTGHTARVGSLAWNTHILTSGSRDRLIYHRDVRAPDQWLRKLVGHKQEVCGLKWNCEDGQLASGGNDNKLMVWDKLSDTPLWKFSDHTAAVKAISWSPHQRGLLASGGGTADRRIIFHDTVKGSVINEIDTGSQVCNIAWSKNSNEIVSTHGYSQNQIVVWKYPSMTQVASLTGHTYRVLYLAMSPDGRVVVTGAGDETLRFWSVFGRRPGAREEGENGGGRLADWGIIR
- a CDS encoding uncharacterized protein (COG:S~BUSCO:EOG09263JCT~TransMembrane:8 (i170-187o193-210i217-239o245-264i276-296o321-346i390-410o416-436i)~EggNog:ENOG503NV8P) encodes the protein MDGDVVGAPMPAVAAGVSGPDQDVSSLLSSSPPDGAILESPSLSATTSKSPRLSRNPSFSGSSSYQDDWDPLPPLDRLTVLDLLDNFALPHQLEKLQKGISAQTRKVRRSRDAFKSKTQLARDRMVEEWRRRVPSADEQLDRYRKRMRQRVDKLGKQWNDTKAISLREKISFICGVMNIFISGYLIGGFPQYFHLWYTAQLVYFMPIRFFTYHRRGYHYFLADLCYFVNVLLSLSIWVFPGSKRLFTSAYCLAFGNNAVAIIMWRNSLVFHSFDKVTSLFIHIMPCATLHCIVHLYPEALQKERFPAIWTIKHSAPGSPTAYANVVSMLAWSTLPYAFWQLSYYFFITVRRREKIAAGRPTSFTWLRRSYSKTWIGKVVLSLPDALQESAFMLIQYCYAVLTMLPCPLWFMSRYASSAFLLVVFAWSIYNGSTYYIDVFGKRFQKELEAMKAEVLKWQTTPELMLQSPLITPHPDAPSAQAAAGLATQPIDAAADASHDVPSGNKSPSWDSVKGRNQALENIPLLDESIPISATGVEGGARDMARERRAGNELDS